The DNA window CGCGCTGTGGAGTATCGGCGTGTACGGCTTCATCATGTGGCTGCCGTCGATTCTCAAGGCCGCCTCGACGATCGATATCGTCTCGGTCGGCTGGCTGGCCGCCGTGCCGTATCTCGCTGCCATCATTCTGATGTTGCTCGCGTCGTGGCTGTCGGACAAGACGCGCAACCGCAAGCTGTTCGTGTGGCCGCTGCTTCTGGTCGGCACGATCGCGTTCGTCGCGTCGTACCTGGTCGGCGGCTCGCATTTCTGGATTTCGTTCGCGCTGCTGGTCGTCGCGGGGGCCACCATGTATGCGCCTTACGGCCCGTTCTTCGCGCTGGTCCCCGAATTGATTCCGAGCAACGTGCTGGGTGGCGCGATCGGCCTGATCAATGCGTGCGGCGCACTCGGTGCGTTCGCGGGTTCGTGGGTGGTGGGTTACCTGAACGGTGTGACCGGCAGCCCCGCGGCGTCGTACATCTTCATGGCGGCCGGCTTGCTGCTCTCCGTGATTCTGATGATCACCGTGCCTGCGCATTCCGGTCAGCGCGCGAAGGATAAAGCGCCGCTCTCGCTGCATCGCACGTAAGGCTCCGGTTGAGCACATCTGTTCCCCTTGATTCGTTTTTGGCAGGCTGAAATGGCAACTCTGATTACCGATGTAAAGGTCATCCTGACCGCGCCGGAAGGCATCAATCTGATCGTCGTGAAGGTGGAGACGAACCAGCCTGGTCTGGTCGGGCTTGGGTGCGCGACGTTCGCTTACCGGCACGTGGCGGTGAAGTGTCTCATCGAGGAGTATTTGCGGCCGTTGCTGATCGGCCGCGATGCCGAAGCGATCGAAGAGCTATGGCAACTGATGCATCAGAACGCGTACTGGCGTAACGGGCCGATCGAGAACAACGCGATTTCCGGCGTCGATATGGCGTTGTGGGATATCAAGGGCAAGCAGGCGAATATGCCGCTGTATCAGCTATTCGGCGGCAAGTGCCGTGAAGCTGTGCCGATTTACCGGCATGCCGACGGCCGCGATCTGAACGAGCTATGCGAGAACATCCAGAAGTATCGGGAGCAGGGGATCACGCATATCCGCTGTCAGAGCGGCGGATATGGCGGGGGCGGCTACGGTCGCGCGCCGGCGGGTGCACCCGCTGGATCGGCGGACGGCGTATATCTCGACAGCAGGAAATACATGCGCGAGACGCTCAAACTGTTCGACGGCATTCGCAGCAAGATCGGCTTCGACGTCGCGCTGTGTCACGACGTTCACGAACGGTTGAAGCCGGTCGAAGCGGTCCGTTTCGCGTGCGAGCTGGAACAGTACGACCTGTTCTTTCTCGAAGACGCGATCCCGCTGGAGGAGGGCGAATGGATGCGCCAGTTGCGCGCGAAAACGACCACGCCGCTGGCTCAGGGGGAACTGTTCAACAATCCTTATGAATGGCGCTTTCTGATCACCGAACGGCTGGTGGATTACATCCGCGTGCATTTGAGTCAGATCGGCGGCATTACGGCGGGACGCAAGCTGCAGATCTTCGCCGAGCAGTTCGCCGTGAGGACGGCGTGGCACGGACCCGGTGACATGTCGCCGCTGGCGCACGCGGCCAACATCCACATCGACCTTGCGTCGCGCAATTTCGGCGTGCAGGAATGGTCCGGCACAGAGCCGCCGAACTTCGTGATTCAGGAGCTCAAAGGGCCGAGAGCCGCGTTACTCGACGTATTTCCGGGGCTTCCGGAGTTTCGCGACGGCTATGTCTATGCCAACGACAAACCAGGGCTCGGCGTGGATATTGACGAAGCCGAGGCGGCGAAATATCCCTGTGAGAATACCGTCACGACGTGGACCCAGACGAGATTGAAAGACGGGACGCTGCAAACGCCGTGATCGTGCTTTGAAGTGCGATCCGGCGGGGCTTGCGTGGTGGCGTTTCGGTCATTACGCGATGTCCTTTGTTGTCGACACCGGCCGCCCGCGCGAATGCTCATGGTGCACATCCCGCCACGCTCCCTAATCGACTCCCGACATCGTCATAGTGTATTAACAGAAGGTGTTAATCGCTTGAAAAGGATGATGTCGCGTGCGATGTATGATGATTCATCCGTCCGCGCAGCCGCGCGGCGGTATCGATTTCGTATTTTTCCGACCTACGACATGATCCGTCTGCTGCAGACGGATCATGAATCCATCACGCTCAACGGTTGATCGGCAACGCCCAATAACAAGTCAGCCCAGAGATGTGGCGTCGGCCCGAAACTGACAGATCAGTTCGCCGCTGTCAGCAAGTATCTCAATCTCAGCGGGGGTCAACGAGCGGATTCGGGTGGCCATTGAATCCGACAGACCGAGTGCCGACTTTGCGTGCTCGGCATCGTCGCCCAGCATGCGCTGAGCTAGCAGCAGGTACGATTGATTGAAGGCGGCAATTGCCCGCAGGCTTTCCAGATCGTTCAACATTGTTGCCTTATACGAAGGTTGATGTGCCCATCACCGTCGACTCTCCGGCGATACGCTCCTTCGCAGTTTATCCGCGCCAGTTGGCCGGTTTCTGACAAAACCTTGATGCGATCCGCCATTCAAGTCTCGCTATGGATACTCGAGAGAAATGAACTCTGAGCTTTTCGCGGCGAATTGTGTAGCGTTCCGTCATTCGATCAGTGTGATCCGACAGGTCTTAACCTGACTTACCTGGGGGAGGGAGATACTGGCACTGGATTCGCCCCCGCGAATCCTATGGCCTCGGTTCAACCTGCCCGGCTTTTTCGATTCACGCGGGCAGGTTCTTTTTATTAGAGAGCCTGTATTTCCAAATAAACACCGACCATTTCACACGCGAGATTCAAGCCAATGCTTAACGTAACGAAAGCTGTATTCCCCGTTGCCGGTCTCGGTACACGCTTTCTTCCCGCGACCAAAGCAAGTCCCAAAGAGATGTTGCCGGTCGTCGATAAACCGCTGATTCAATACGCCGTCGAGGAAGCAATCGCGGCGGGCATCACAGAGATGATCTTCGTGACAGGGCGCAGCAAGCGAGCCATCGAGGATCACTTCGACAAGTCGTATGAGATCGAAGCGGAACTGGAGGCACGCGGCAAAGAAAAGCTGCTCTCCCTCGTGCGCAGTATCAAGCCGAGTCATGTTCATTGCTTCTATGTTCGCCAGGCGGAGGCGCTGGGCTTGGGGCACGCGGTGTTGTGCGCGGAAAAGCTCGTTGGCGACAGTCCGTTTGCCGTCGTGCTGGCGGACGATCTGCTGGATGGCAAGCCGCCGGTACTGCGTCAGATGATTGACGTTTTCGATCACTACCATACGTCGGTTTTGGGTGTCGAAGAGATCGCACCCGAGGAGTCCGGGTCCTATGGCGTGATCGACGGCAAACAATGGGAAGACAATGTTTTCAAGCTGTCCGGTATTGTTGAGAAGCCGATGCCCGCCGACGCGCCGTCCCGATACGGCGTGGTGGGCCGCTACGTGCTCAAGCCGCGAATTTTCGAGCATTTGCGTGCACTGCGGCCGGGTAGCGGCGGTGAGTTGCAATTGACCGACGCAATTCAATCGCTGCTCAATGATGAGCAGGTCCTCGCGTACCGGTACAAAGGCACGCGTTTCGGCTGCGGCAGCAAGCTGGGCTATCTGAAGGCGACAGTGGAATTCGCGCTTCGCCATCCCGAAGTCTCAATAGACTTCCGTGACTATCTTGCTGGGAGAATGACCGAGCTATACGAATAGGATCGGGGTTTGCCGAACTCCGCAGGGGGCGGGTGGCGAGATAAGCAAGGACGCCTTCTGCAGATTCGGCGCCCGCTCATCCCGGCAGGTGATTCAGACGGACCGCTCGCTCGCTTCATCGCGCACGATATCCGCGACAAAGCGAGTGAACTGATCGAGATGCCATCCGGCTTTCGAATAACGAGTCTGGCGACCGCGAAACAACAGGTCCGTCACGTGCGCGACACAGATCTCATTGGTCGGTTGGGGTTCCTGCGGACCGGGTAATGCGTTGTCGCGCAAGAACTCAGAGCATTTGGACTGGTAGCAAAACAGCATGATAGGGACGTCGTACACAAAACTGACGATCGCGCCATGCAACTTCGAAGTCACGACGCAGGCCGCTCCCGCGAGCAGATCAATGACCCCGGTAATCGAATCTCCATATTGAAAGCGGGCGACCGAGACATTTGAAGGCGAGAACAGGCGCGCAATGTCTCCCGTGACTGCGACACTCTCGTCGTCCAGAGAAGCGAATATCACATGATCGACGAGACCTAGTCTGTCGACCGCGGCGAGAATCGAAAGAGCTGCGTCCATGTACTGTCGTAAGTGAATCGACACCACGAGTGTGCGCCGCGACTTTCCACTGAGCGTCGGCGTGTAAAGTGCTGGAAGCGAGAACGCGAGATCCCGAAGGTTGGCAGGCTTCGAGCCCGTCGCATCCTTAACTGCCTGCACCGATGCTTCATCGCGAACCGCAATTCGAGGCACGGCCCTCAGGATATCCGCGAATGCCTGTTGCCGTTCAGTCGTGCTAAAGGGGCCGACCGACACGCCGAGCGCCGCGACCGGGCGATTGAGGCGGCGTCCTATATTGATAATCAACCTTGCAAACGGTAGCGAGGCGTGGGCGCCAAACAGCGAACCTCCGCCGAACACGGCGGCTCTTGCTTGCCATATAGCCGCGACATAGGTGAGCGACCGTGCTGCGGCGCCTAGTGTGCCGCTACGCGTCCACAATCTGCGAGCGAGAGGCAGGTGGAACAGATACGTCAATTCCTGTGCAGGGGACGCCCCCACGATCAGCGGCTTGATACCAGGTGTTCTGACTGAAATTGCTTGCAGCAGATAGCCGAATAGATCGTCGCCAAAGTTATGACGCCCGTAGAATCCGAAGAACGCGATGCGTGTTTCGCGGACGGCCGTGATTGCCTGCAGGTCGCGATGAAGGCGTTGAGTGGGGCGCAGGTCCGGTGAGACGCGGGGCGGGGCGTCGACTTCAGGTGTGTTCATTTCAGGGCCTCATTTAACAGTGCTTGTGCGCGGGGCCGCGAGTGTGGGGAATGCCCCGGCGTCAGCAGACGTCGATACACGCCGACATAAGCGCGGAAAAGTTGCTGATCGCCGAAACGGTCGCGCGCATGGGCACGCGCGGCCGTACCCATTTGTTTGCGCAGCGCTGCGTCGACGATTAACAGGCGGGTGTAGTACTCCAGCTCGTCGTCGTTATTGGCAAGAAACCCGGTCACGCCGTGGACGATCACGTCGCGATTGCCCACTATCCGACTGGCTACAGCCGGCAATCCAGCTGCCTGAGCTTCAATCAGTGCGATAGGCATGCCTTCCCACAACGAGGGCAACACGAAGATGTCGCACTCCAGAAGTCGCAATCTGAGTTCGAGCGCGGTAATCCAGCCGCTGATCTGAACCGCTTCGCGATCGACCCATTGATCGATCGCGTCGGCCTCGCCGTCACCGAACCAGACAAAGCGGGTGCGCGGTAGGCCGGCAAGCCGCTGCGCGAGATTCGTGAATCGCCACGGCGCCTTCTGATAGGTTACGCGTGCAGACGTGCAAATGACTACCTGCTCGGCTGGTTGCCTGTAATGGTCAGGATTAAACCCGTCGAGTTTCACCGCATTTTCTACAAGGCTTGTGCGTTCCGTCCGTCGCAGAAGCATGCGTGCATAACGCAATTCGCTTTTGGAGCACGCGACGATATGTCCGCCCATCGCGTGAAGCCACCGCTCGACCAGTAGATAGACTTTGCTCTTGAGTGGCGAGATGTCCTTCTTGAGAAAGGCAAACCCGTGCGGAGAATAGATCGTACGCGAGCTGATACCGAGCAGACGCGCGGCGACGCGCCCGAGTGCCGCCGCCTTCGACGAGTGGAGATGGACGATATCCGCGCGCTCGCGAAACAGGCTGCCGACAAGCAACACAATGCTCACGAGATCATGGACGCCGATCTGCGTGCGCATGTCCACCATCTCACGTCGGACTCTGGGATCGAACAGACTGTCGAGCTTGCCGACCGTCGGCGTATCCGGCCGGACAGAGTGCAGCACTACAACCTCATCTCCTGCCGCGACCTGGCGATTGGCGAGCAGAACGACGCAATGCAGCACACCTCCGCCCAGTGCTTCTGTTACGTGTACGATTTTCTGTCGCATAGTCGATCACCCTAGTTCCTGAATGGCTGGAGCCGCCTGATAAGGCAGGAAAGGAGACTCACCCTGACCTTCCTCATCGGACATGTTGTGGATTCGTCCCGCGAGCGCGACTAGTCCAATGATGAATAGCCACATTCCGAGGTTCGCCTTCATTCGGCCGCTGGGCGGAGCGAACTGACGCCACATCACGACCAGCATCAGGTTCACGAGAATCAGCTGGAAACGGATGCCCGCGTAAGTGACCTGCGTCATGGCGTAAAGCACCATTGCCAGTAACGCGCAAATCAGCCAGCCAATGGGCGGAATCGCGAATTGCCGTCTGTAAATGAGCATCACAGCCAGCATCAGTAACTGGATCAGCAGGAACAGCAGACCCGACGAGGCATTGGGGGCCGCTATGCCGGTGTAAAGACTGGTCTTGTCGGCGAAGTAGTCCGGCATCACGAGCGAGATACCGATGACCGCCACCGCGACGCCGACGAACATGAGCGTGTGTCCGCGCCGCGTCGTTGCAATGAAAAGCAGAAACAGGAGTGCGGATGAGAAGTGCACGCAGGTGCCGATCAGCGCGAAGATGAGGTATCGCAGCGGCCTTCGGTGCGGCGCCACGCGAGTTGCGACAAGGAAGATGGCCGACGCGAGACCGAAGCGCATCACGTTCATGGTCAGTTCGTAGAACATGCCCGGTACGAGGACCAATCCGCCGAACCAGATGCCATAGCGGCTGCGGGAAACCGACCAGAGCAGCAGCAGGGCGGTTGTCATCGAGATACTGTTGACGACGAAGCGGGGGTCGGGATCGACGGACCAGAGCAATTGTGCATAGGCATTGAATAGCGGCTCGGCGCCATATCCATTGCCTTGACCGAGGTCCGTGAAAGCCTGGTAATACGCGGCGGTATCGGTGCCGCTGTGACCGCGCAGAACGGCCAGCGCGACGATCGGCAGCGAGCAGGTGAGTATGACGACGGGGTTGGTGCCGCCATAGGCGATACACAGCGCTACGCCGAAGTAGAAGATCAATAGCGGCAAGAGGTAATAGCTCATGGCGCCTGCCTTGCATGTCGGTGCAGCGCGTCGGGTGCGGATCGATTGCTCATGTCAACTTCCGCGACAGCAGGCAACGCCGGAGGTACTTCGCGGCGCTGAGAAGCGAGAAGCACAGCCACTCCACGTGGCTGATCGATCCTCGCCGGCGAAATCGCAGGTAGTTGTCCTGTTCGCCTTGCTGGATTTTCCAGAGCTGCGCGCTCAGGCCGGTCTTGGCGCCGAACTGCGCCTTATAGACGTAGGAGAGCGGAAACGGAAACAGAAAGGCTTCGCCCTTATCCACCAGAACCACTTCGAGCAACATGAAATAGTCTTCGGCATGCCGCTTCGTTTCGTCGAAGCGGGCTTCGACATCCGCGCGCATGAGGATGCTGGACGGCGTGAAGCGGTTCGAGAACAGCACCCGCTGCCGGGACATCCGGCGTGGCACCGTAACGGGTGGCCACGGCTGCGCATCGGCGCGCTGGTGCGGTTCCAGTTGCGCGACCGGATGGCCGGTGATAGCGGCATGTGGGCGAGCCGACATCCAGCCGTACTGGATTGCCATCTTCGCGGGATGCCAGCTGTCATCCGAGTCGAGGAACGCGATGTAAGGCATCGTGGCCGCGCGCCAAGCGGCATTGCGCGCGGCGCCAGGGCCCGCATTGCGCGGTTGGAGGATCACGCGAATCCAGTCGGCGGGGTACTGCGTCACCAGATCGGCGAGAAGTGCGCGGGTGCCGTCCGTGCTGCAGTCGTCGACCAGAATCAACTCGTGCGGTCGCGACGTTTGCAGAAATACCGACTGAACCGCTCGCGCGATCGTCTCGCCACAGTTGAAGCACGGAATGATGACGCTGACCGGGATCGAGCGGGAGCGCGAGAGAGGCAAGCCGGCCGGGACGCTGCGAGTTCCCGTAGCGGCTTTCTGCCTGCTGCGAGCGCGAGCGAGAAAGTGACGCGCGCACAGCACCGACAACACAGCCCACACAACTTCGCCCGCGACCGATGCGACGGCGGCACCCATGATGCCCGCATGCGACACCCCGAAGATGGTTGCCACCACGCTGAAGAGCAGGGCGATCAACGCGCAGCGATTGCGCACGCGAATCAGATCGCGAGTGGTCATCACCGACGAAGCGCTGACGGTGAGAAACCTGAATGGCGTGCTGATCGTCATGAGCGCGACGACGCTGGCCGATTGCGCGTAGTGCCGCCCAAACACACTGGGCACGACGAGCGGCGCGAGCCATGCTGCCAGACCGGCCAGGACGATTCCCGACGCGAACATCCACTTGTTGCCGTCGCGGTACGTCCGTTCGAGGCGTGCGTCGCCGGAGGCGGCCCAGCGGTGCAAACGCGGCATCAGCAGTTTCTGGAACAGCACCGTCGGCAGCAGATAGAGCGCACTCAGAATCGTGACGGCGACGCTATAAATACCGACATCCGACGCGGTGCCGAGGTGAGACACGATCACCATGCCGCTTTGTCCATAGGCATAAAACAGCAGGCTGGACAGGCCAAACGGCATGACGTTACGCCAGAGTTCGGTGAGCGTCGGTGACGGCGGCATCGTCTGCGGGCGTGACGCGGCGGAGTTCGGTCCGTGTCCGACCAGTTCCGCCGCACCGCGCCGCAGCGCGGCGATCGAGCGCCACGCACCGAACGTGATGACCAGTCCAATGCAACCGAAGCCGAGCGCCATCGCTTCGCTATTTGCGCCGGCGCGCCAGCAAGCCACGACCAGCAGGAGCCGCCCGGCGTGCTGCAGGATCTGCCACATCGCGACACGACTGAATTTCTCTTCGAGCTGCAGCCTGGCGGAAGCCATTTCGATGGCGCCCTGCGTCAGCACGACCGGGAGCATCGACAGCAACAGTTGGCCGGTGCGGGCATCGGCCGTACCGAGCCACGCCCACAACACGGCCGCGGCGACGCACGCGAGCGCGCTGCGGGTGATGAACCGTACCGACACCTCCATCCAGCGTGTAGCGGCCCAGCCTTCGGTACCGTAAGCCTTCAGCCAGAAAGACGGCACACCGAAGCCGACCGCCGGCGCAATGATCGTCACGACCGCCAGCGCGGCCGCGAACTGCCCATACGCCGACGAGGAGAGCACGCGCGCCAGCACGGCCTGAACCGCAAACGCGAGCGCAGCCGATCCCAGTGCGCTAACCGACAATAAAGACGCCGCCCAGGCGTCGCGGCGCCGCTGCGTCATTGCACCACCTCGTCGATCACGGGACGAGGGTCTTCTCCCCGTGAATTTGCGTAGTGGTAGCTTCCGTAGCTCGAGCCGTAGCGGAAACGGCCTGCGTGGCGATCGATGCCGTTGAGCACGACACCCTTCACTTCGACGTTGACCTGACGCAAACGCCGGGCGCACTCCTCCAGTTCCGCGGGTTTTGTGATGGAGGCGCGCGCAACCAGGAAGACGTTGCCGCTGGAATAGGGCGCGAGAATCGCGGCGTCGGGTACCGCGAGAAGCGGAGCGGTGTCCACGATCACGATGTCGTAGTGTTCGGCGAACGTCTTGAAGAGGTCCGCCACACCCGGCTTGCTCAAATGATCGGCGGCATTGGCCGGCAGCGAGCCGCTCGGCAGAAAGTCGAGCGTCGAGCGCTCGATCTTGCGGATCGCCGCGTCGAGCGTGCAGTTCCCGATGATCACATCCGAGAGTCCGGCCGCCGAATAGCATCCATGAGCGCGGCTCAGTCCGCTGCGCCGCAAGTCTCCGTCCACCAGTAGAACCCGTTTTCCGGTACGTGAGAGGACGGCCGCGACGTTCCACGCGATAAACGATTTTCCGATATTCGGCGCCGGCCCAGTGAACATCACAACATTGTTGGCGGAATCGGCCAGCGAGAATTGCAGGGCGGTACGCAGGCTACGCAAACTCTCGATCGCCGGGTCAGCTGGGTCGACGAATGCCAGCGGCCGATGCGGACTGTTTTTGCGGCGTCCACGCGCAGTCCAGCGGAACCCGCGGCGGTTTGCCATCGGGACGACGGAGAACACGCTGAGATCGGTCTGCTCCTCGATCTCGTGCGGGTCGGAAATTCCGCGGAACAACAGATCGCGCGCGAACGCGGTGCCCGCCGCTGCGAAGAAGGCCAGCACGATCACGACCACGCACAGCACGGGCCGCCACAAACGAATCGGTTGATCGGGCAGCAGTGCGCTATCCAGCACGCGTACATTGCCGATTCGTCCCACCTCCAGAATCTGCAACTGTTCGATGTTATTGAGCAAGCCGACGTACAGATCGTTGGCGATCTTGACGTCACGTTGGACTTTCACGACCTGGCGCTGTGTCTCGGGCAGGTGGTCGATACGTTGATTGAATCCCGCCGATTGCGATTGCAACACCTCGATCTGGTGATCGAGCGCGATCACGGTCGGATTGTTCGGTTCGAAACGCGTCAACGCATCCGCACGCTTTTGTCGCAGCGTGCTGATTGCGGTTTCGTTGTCGGCCGACTGTTGGAGTACGGCACGGGCTTCGCCATCGAGATCGACCGATCCCAGCCTGGTCCGCACCACCGAGTAAGCGCTTTCGGCTGCGTCGAGTTTCTGCCGCAAATCAGGCACCTGACCACGCAGAAACGTCAGGGAACGCGCGGCCTGTTCTGCCTTACGGTCTTCGTTCTGGTGGACATAGTGCTGTGCGATATCGTTCAGGATCGCGGTGATCAATACCGGATCGCTGCCGCGCAGCTTGACCTGTAGCACGTTCGAATCTTTGCCCAGCTCGCTGATGGAAAGACTACGTTGCAACTGATCGATCGCTTCGAGACGCGATTGCCGGATGAGCTTGAAACGGGCGCCGATCGCCGCATGGATATCGCTGATCTCCAGCGTGATCGGCCCGTTGTCGCTGATGAAGGTTTCGCTTGTGCCGACCCGCCCAATCACGTCGCGCGCCAGCCCAGTTCCCGAGAGGCGGTACAGGCCGCCGTCGAGCACGATCAGGCGGTAGGGTTCTCCTTCCAGTTCGGTGGGGACATCGAAGCGCTTGACGACTGCACGCTCGCCACCCCACGTGTAACCGCCGATTCCCAGCAAGCCCGGGCGGGTTAGCCCCGTATTCGATCGTGCGATTGCACGACCGATCAACGGAAAGCGCGCGGGCGATGCTTCGATATCGAGGCGCAGGTTATCGACCGCCGAGGCTACGACGAGGCGTGATTGCAACACCTGCATTTCGGTATCGGCAGACGACTTCACGTCGAGCATCGACGAGAGGTCCTGACCCAGCAGCGACGAAGCGGTTGTCGCGGCAGATCCTTCGTCGACTTGAGTAATGATATTGACCTGATATTGCGGGTCCGACAGGAATACCGCTGCAATACCCAACACCGACACGGTTCCGAAAATCCACAGCATCATGCGTCGGTAGAGCAAGAACACGTCGAGCATGGCCGCCAGGTTGAATTCCTTTTCGACGGTACGCACATCATGCGGAGCATACGGCGGGTTCATTGAACACCTCCGCGCCGGCAGACTGCATCGGAATGCACACGCTCGCTGATCGGCTCATTCAGATCGTTCAGTCGATGCGCCCAATAGTCGACGCCGCTTCTCAACGCTTCGCGACAGGTGCGGAATGCGGCGAGTGGTAAGCCGAACGGGTCGTCGATATCGATACCGTCGAAGCCGCACAACGTGAAAATCCGACCCCGCATGGTCGGATAAAGCGATTGCAGACTGCGCGATTGTGCGGAGGTCATGGTGAGAATCAGATCGGCCTCGTTCGCCAGCTGGCGGGTCAGCTGCGTGGCGCGATGCGAGCGTATGTCGATGCCGATTTCTGTCAATGCCGCGACCGCTTCGCTCGTTGCCGGCTGTCCTACCTCGGCAGCGAGTCCGGCCGAACGTACCTGAAGCGTCTCGTCGCGGCTCTTGAGCATGGCGGCAGCCATCGGGCTGCGGCAAAGGTTTCCGTGACACACCGTTAGAACATTGGAAATCATCTGGTTTTGCTTTCTTTGTGTTGAGACGTGGTCGACTCGACGGGGTGCTTGCGCGCCAGGCGTCACGACGAACGCCATATGGCCAGTTCATTAATCTCGAGCTTCCCTGTCCAACCGCTGAAGCTCACCGTGAGGAGAGCCTCGGAGGCACCGGCAGGGACGGTTGCTTGTGCAAGCGGAAGCGGGTTTGTGGTGCTTTTGACTTCACTTGTGCCGACGGGGACGGCTGCTGCGGCGAAAAACTGGAACGAGAAGTTCGTGCGACCCGTCGTACCCGTAGCATTTGCCATACAGGCAGCCGATACGGTCTCGCCCGGCCCGACCGGGAAAGCATGACGCGTGGTCAACGAGAAGGGTGAGTCGCTCTGTTCCGGCAACGAGACTTGCAGTGTCTGCGTTGATCTGACCACGGCGTCGCCTACGGGTGGCGGATTCGTGACGACCAACTCGCCGCTCGCCAGGTGGACGGATGCGCTAGACGTGCTCCAATGGCTTAGTTTGTCCATGGGCGTACCGGCTCCATCGAACGAGAAGTCGCTATCGGGGTTGCTCAGGCGGCCCCGCC is part of the Paraburkholderia fungorum genome and encodes:
- a CDS encoding polysaccharide biosynthesis tyrosine autokinase, whose protein sequence is MNPPYAPHDVRTVEKEFNLAAMLDVFLLYRRMMLWIFGTVSVLGIAAVFLSDPQYQVNIITQVDEGSAATTASSLLGQDLSSMLDVKSSADTEMQVLQSRLVVASAVDNLRLDIEASPARFPLIGRAIARSNTGLTRPGLLGIGGYTWGGERAVVKRFDVPTELEGEPYRLIVLDGGLYRLSGTGLARDVIGRVGTSETFISDNGPITLEISDIHAAIGARFKLIRQSRLEAIDQLQRSLSISELGKDSNVLQVKLRGSDPVLITAILNDIAQHYVHQNEDRKAEQAARSLTFLRGQVPDLRQKLDAAESAYSVVRTRLGSVDLDGEARAVLQQSADNETAISTLRQKRADALTRFEPNNPTVIALDHQIEVLQSQSAGFNQRIDHLPETQRQVVKVQRDVKIANDLYVGLLNNIEQLQILEVGRIGNVRVLDSALLPDQPIRLWRPVLCVVVIVLAFFAAAGTAFARDLLFRGISDPHEIEEQTDLSVFSVVPMANRRGFRWTARGRRKNSPHRPLAFVDPADPAIESLRSLRTALQFSLADSANNVVMFTGPAPNIGKSFIAWNVAAVLSRTGKRVLLVDGDLRRSGLSRAHGCYSAAGLSDVIIGNCTLDAAIRKIERSTLDFLPSGSLPANAADHLSKPGVADLFKTFAEHYDIVIVDTAPLLAVPDAAILAPYSSGNVFLVARASITKPAELEECARRLRQVNVEVKGVVLNGIDRHAGRFRYGSSYGSYHYANSRGEDPRPVIDEVVQ
- a CDS encoding low molecular weight protein arginine phosphatase; the protein is MAFVVTPGAQAPRRVDHVSTQRKQNQMISNVLTVCHGNLCRSPMAAAMLKSRDETLQVRSAGLAAEVGQPATSEAVAALTEIGIDIRSHRATQLTRQLANEADLILTMTSAQSRSLQSLYPTMRGRIFTLCGFDGIDIDDPFGLPLAAFRTCREALRSGVDYWAHRLNDLNEPISERVHSDAVCRRGGVQ